The genomic segment CGCGGTGACCGGCACGGGCGGCAAGGTGCTGATCTACGACGGTGCCCTCGTCGAGGCTGTCTACTCCGCCGCGCACGCCGGCACGAGCGAGCACGTCGAGCAGTCGTGGGCCTTCGACGGCAGGACTTTCCCCTACCTGCGCAGCGTCGCGGACCCGTGGGTCCACGACCCGCTCGTCGTCGGGGAGTACCGCCGGGCTGCCTGGGCGCATGGTGTCGACCACGCCGTGCTCGCCGACCTCGTCGGCCTGGCCACCGTCGCCCGCGTCGAGGTGGCGCAGCGAACCGTCGGCGGCAGCCCCGAGGAGCTGGCCGTGTCCGGCTGGGATTGGAACGGCGCACGGGTCGAGGACGTGCCGTTCCGCGGGCAGGGCATCGGCGTGGCCGCAGCCGATCTGTTCCTCGCGCTGCGCGCCCGCAACGCCCACCCACCTTCCCAGCAGATCGCCGAGTTCGGCTTCGTCGCCTTCCCCGACGTGCCGGGGCTCTCCCCCCACGCCTACAACGTCGCGGCGATCGCCGAGCGGGGCGTCGCCGCCGGTCGCCCCGACGGTCTCTTCGGCCCCGACGACCCCGTCCGCCGCGACCAGATGGCCACCTTCCTGGCCCGCGCCCTGAACCTGCCGCCCGTGGAGGAGGACCACTTCGGCGACGTGCCTGCGGACTCGGTGCACCGCCGAGCGATCAACGCGCTCGCCGCAGCAGGCGTCGCGGCAGGCCTCGGCGATGGGCGCTTCGGACCGGCCACCGCGGTGACCCGCGAGCAGATGGCCACCTTCCTCGCTCGTGGGTTCGCACTGGCCCTCCACAATGAGGACCGCTTCGCCGACGGCGCCGGCTCGGCGCACCGCCAGGCGATCAACGCGGTGGCCGATGCGGGCATCACCGCGGGTTGCGCGCCGACCCGCTTCTGCCCCCGCGACCCGGTCACCCGGGGACAGATGGCGAGCTTCCTCGCCCGCGGGATCGGCTACGGCTGGTAGCACGCGTCAACCTGCGCGTTGCGCCAGAGCGAAGGATCGACATGGCCTGGCTGAGGTCACCGTCGGCCGACCATGACGCTGCGGCGGCTCGAGCGCGCACGGCCTGTGCCGGGTTCGGCGGGTCGCGCGGCCAGCTCGGCGCGAAGTCGATCGCAGGGAGCTGGCAGGCGGCCGTGCACGGCGGCCGGTGAGCTC from the Egibacteraceae bacterium genome contains:
- a CDS encoding SpoIID/LytB domain-containing protein yields the protein MASTLHAGIGIAILGVLSAAMTFGMAHHAAQVSAPEAESEPATSIAAFKPRPPARAPTDQPMRAARPAPAFRISGRGEGHGVGLSQWGAYSMAREGADHETMLHHYYTGVRVGSHPATANEIRVALFHGNPAVADPGRVLLQSPGGGVAVALAPGAPGHLMPPGTQWTLAHDGAFVLLDGNGAEIERGPGPVAVTYPTGGPAALRLPQVARSGANHEGGLNRGHLEVSAGGGVLRPVVTLPMDDYLLGVDEMPGNWPLEALKAQAVTARTFAAGRVAAGLRPECACHVTATVADQVYVGYGHEGAAGTNGWRGAVTGTGGKVLIYDGALVEAVYSAAHAGTSEHVEQSWAFDGRTFPYLRSVADPWVHDPLVVGEYRRAAWAHGVDHAVLADLVGLATVARVEVAQRTVGGSPEELAVSGWDWNGARVEDVPFRGQGIGVAAADLFLALRARNAHPPSQQIAEFGFVAFPDVPGLSPHAYNVAAIAERGVAAGRPDGLFGPDDPVRRDQMATFLARALNLPPVEEDHFGDVPADSVHRRAINALAAAGVAAGLGDGRFGPATAVTREQMATFLARGFALALHNEDRFADGAGSAHRQAINAVADAGITAGCAPTRFCPRDPVTRGQMASFLARGIGYGW